In Dehalococcoidales bacterium, the genomic window TTTCCTCACCTTCCATGTTAACGGTCAGTATCAGGTCGCCGCCACCGCCGCCACCACCACCACCACCACCTCCACCACCGCCACCGGGAGTATAGTAGGCATACCCGATGGGAAGAACTTCACCAATCAGGAGATCGAGGAGATCATCAACGGTAAGATCGGGGATACCATTGGTATACCACATCTTGTAGTTGCTGCCTTCCTTGATGACGCAGGGAGCCCCTACGCTGCTCCACAGACTGCTGGTGACGCCCACCAGTGATTCGGTATCCTCTACCGTCCAGTTCTCGCCATCACTGGAGGTAGCATAACCGATGACAGCAGCAGTATTGCTCAAGAGCTCCTTCAGCCTGCTTTTATCCAGTGTCGCCAGCTCATTAAGGAACTCGGTAAGGTCGGCGGGGTCGATACTCCTGATGAAATCAGCCAGGTGAAGCTCCCCTATCTCATGCTTGATATCCTCAAGGTCGGCATCGGTGAAGTCGGTCTGGATGCGGGTAAACCACATTTCATAGCTGCTGCCGGACTTGACCACGCTGGGGGTACCGACGCTGTCGCGGGCAGCGGTATCGCCGGGGAGGACCTCAGCATCTATTACCGTCCAGCTTACGCCGTCGGGTGAGGTGGCATAGCCGATGACAAAGGCGCTGACATCCAGGATATCCGTCAGGTCGTCCATATCGAAGCTGCCGATACCATTCAGGTAGTTTTCCAGGTCAGCTTCGGTGAGGTCGGTCTTACCATGGCTGTACCACATCTCGAAGAAAGGCGCGGCATCATTCTGAATAACGCAGGCTGCCCCGACGCTGCTGAGCGCGGTCCCGCCATCCGACAGTACCTCAGGATTGACTACCGGCCAAGTTACGCCGTCGGTTGAGGTGGCATAGCCGATGACAGTACCAACGCTATCCAGTAGGTTAAGGATAGCGGCCTTTCTCGCCGCTACATCCCCGTCAAGATCACCCAGTATTGCCTTAAAGGCGGTACTGTCGATGTCGGACTTGGTACGAGTGTACCACATCCGGTAGGTATCACCATCCTTAATCACGCAGGGAGCGCCGACGCCATTCCATAACTGGTCTTCTCCGGCGAGGGCCTCATCTTCTACGATTGTCCAGGATACCCCGTTAGAGGAGGTAGCATAGCCGATGACGATACGAGTAGCATTCAGGAAATCGAGCAGATCATCGACATCATCGGAACTCAGTAATGCCAGGTGATCGAGCAGGGAGTCAAGGTCCTGGTTGGCTATATCATCGAGAATATCCTCAAAGTAGCTTTTCTGGACCTCATCGACCATTTCGGTAACGCTTAGGTCGGTTACGGCATGGGTATACCACATCCGGTAGGTGGTACCATCTTTAATAACCCAGGAGTTAATGACATACTCTTCGTATTCCAGGGTGACGTTTCCGGAGTACTTCGTCCAGGGCGGACCGGCTGCCCGGACCGGCGATGCCTGGACCAGCGGCAACATAGCCAGAGACAGACTGGCTATCACCGTAACAGCTAATACCTTGCTAAACCTGCTCACTGGCATGCTCTCCGGGAGCTACTGACACTTCCCCTTTTAATTAAGGATATAAGGCTAACTGTAGTTATAGCACATTTTATATCCGAAAAGTAGGCATTTTTCTAAACATTTTCTAAACGTTTATGGAAAGCCCCTGAAATCTCTTGAAAGACTCTGTTATCTTGCCTATTATTAGTATGTAAGGGGGCGCAATCACTTGGAGATAATACCGGCAATAGACATCAGAAGGGGTAAATGCGTCCGGCTGTATCAGGGTAATTTTGAGCAGGAGACCGTGTTCCACAATGACCCGGTAGAAATAGCCGTGAAGTGGCAATCAATGGGAGCGCCGAGAGTACATATTATCGATCTCGACGGCGCCGTTGCCGGTAAACCCTGTAACCTGGACATTATTACCGAGATAGCCGATACCCTGATGATACCCATTCAGGTAGGTGGCGGCGTACGTTGCCTGGAAACAATAGAACAACTGCTTGAAGCCGGGGTAGACCGTGTTATACTGGGCACATCTGCCGTAGAAGACCCGGTACTAATCAGAGAAGCTTGCCGCAGTTCCAGCGAATCTATTATTGTTTGTGTCGACACCAAGAGAGAATATGTCGCAATAAATGCCTGGCAGCAGGACACCGAGCTAAGGGCGATAGAGCTTGCCAAATCAATGGTCGAACTGGGGGTGAAGCGCTTCATCCATACCGATATCACCTGCGATGGCACCCTCACCGAACCAAACTTCAGCAGCATTACACGGATGGTCGATGCTATTAAGCTGCCTATCATTGCCGCCGGCGGTACCTCATCGCTAGACCAGCTCAAACTGCTCGGTCGACTCGGCGTGGAGGGCACTATCGTCGGCAAGGCACTATACACCGGTGACATCGATCTGAAACAGGCGCTGGATACAATCAGCCTGCCGGTCAAAATCTGCTAGGCAGGCCCGGTTCCTAATGGTTTGTCATAGACTGGCCCAAGATGCTTTCTGACGGAGGAACTCGAATTGTACGACGTGGCAGTTATCGGCGGGGGACCGACCGGGAGCCATACCGCGTATAAACTGGCCAAGAGAGGCTACCGGGTGCTGGTGCTGGAGCAGAAGACCAGGCCTGGAGAAGGGGTCTGCTGTACCGGTGTTATTGGTAGCGAATGTATCCGCTCCTTTGCCGTCGATGGCAGTGTCATTCTAGGCCGGGTGAACAGCGCCCGGGTATTCTCTCCTTCCGGTAAATCACTCAGCCTGTGGCTTCCAGAGACTCAGGCTTTTATCATAGACAGAGCCGCCTTCGATGCTGCCTTAGCCAACCGGGCTCATCAGGAGGGTGCCGAATATCTCCTCAATAGCAGGGCCGTTAATATTGAGATTAAAGATGACGCGGTTAATATCGAGGTGATCAGGCATGGGGAAGCGTTCACCCTTGAAACACAGGCAGTAGTTATCGCTTCAGGGTTTGCTTCTCGATTAGCCGAAGGGATGGGGATGGGGAGAATCAAACATTTCGTACTGGGTGCTCAAGCCGAGGTGACAACGGCCGGGATAGCCGGGGTAGAAGTCTACTTCGGTAGCGAAGTAGCTCCCGGATTTTTTGCCTGGCTGGTACCCATCTCGCCGGTTAAAGCCCGGCTGGGGCTGCTCTCAAACCGCAGCCCGGGATTTTATCTGAAGAGACTCGTGTCAACCCTGCTGGTTCAGGGGAAGATAGCCTCGGATGACGTCGAGCCAAACTATGGCGGGGTTTCGCTGAAGCCACTAGCCAGGACTTACGGCGAGCGGCTGCTGGTGGTAGGAACAGCAGCGGGGCAGGTAAAACCGACCACCGGGGGCGGTATCTACTATGGCCTGTTGTGTGCTGATATTGCGGCGGACAACCTGCACCGGGCGATATCGAGCAACGACCTGTCAGCCGGCAGGCTGGCTAGCTATCAGCAGGAGTGGAAAAAGAAACTGGGACGGGAAATAAGTACGGGTTACCGGGTGCGTAAATTGTATCAACACCTGAGCGACGGGCAGGTTGACAGAATGTTTAATACGATGGCAGACAACGGCATGGTCGACCTACTGCTGAAAGCCGACGACGTTTCTTTTGACTGGCACAGCAGCGGCTTATTAAGGATGCTGGGGCAGGTAGCAATATCCAAGGCTGTTGAACTAGCCAGGGCACCTTTTCGTCAGGGTGTTTGAGTTATGGATACCCGAAACGTTTCGGGTGCCCCGCTTCGGTAACGGGATACCTCCCTTATCATTTTCCATTACTATGACAGGGTAACCAGGTAATGCATCGCCAATCACAGGAAGAGTACAGCAGGTTGACTGGCATCTCACCGGCGTTTACAATAGATCAAGTCCCAAACAGCTATTTATATTTTTCGAGGGGGTATCCTGTAGGTGAGCGCTGGTAACCAGAGAATGACACTGAGGGAAGCAGCTACTTCCTTTTTGGTCAGTTTAGCACCGGACGAGAGGGAGGCGAGTCAGCAGGAGGTCTATAAGTTCATTCGCTTCTACGGTAGTGAACGCACTTTTATCGAGCTCTCTGCCCCCGATATAGGTAACTACGCCGAACGGTTATCGCTATCTGACACTGACTACTCTAGAAAGCTGGAGCTGGTACGGGCCTTCCTGATTTATGCCAGGAAGGCCGGCTGGAGCAAGATTAATCTGGCTATTCATCTTAAGGCCAGAAAGGGTAAGGCACCGGGCCAGTCTGTTTCCTCCCGGCGTCTGCCACAGACGGTTGCTCTAACTGAAGAAGGATATGCTGAAATGGAAAGAGCGCTGGCTACCTTCAAGAGCAGGCGAATCGAAGCTATCGATGAAATACGCCGGGCTGCCGCGGATAAGGACTTTCGTGAGAATGCGCCTTTGGATGCGGCTAAAGAACAGCGCAGTTATCTGGAGGGCCAGATCAGGGAGCTGGAAGAGACACTGAAGTCAGCAGTCATTATCGATAAGAAGCAGGAGACTTCTCTTAAAATAGGTATTGGCAACAGTATTGTTCTGTGCGACCTGGCTTCCGGCGCAGAGCTGTGCTATGTGCTGGTTGCTACCAAGGAGGTAGACCCGAGCCGGGGGAAGATCTCTACCGCTTCACCAATCGGTAAAGCGGTCATGGGACGGGGTCAGGGAGAGATAGTGGAGGTAGTAGCACCAGCCGGTAAGATACGCTACGAGATTAAACGAATCGAGCACTAAACGCTCGGGTGACTATCATTAATCAGGGGAGAGCTGTTGATCACCAACCGGATGGTTTACTCCTTGCCGGAGGCCGGGATTCTGGCCAGGAGCCTGCGCAGAAAATCCGGCCTGGCATTACCGGAGCTGCTTAGCGCAATACTATTCACAATCCGCATCAGCCTCGAATAGGGGACACCGACCGCCATTTCCTCGGCCCGGTATCGCCCGAATGCCCGGCAGGTCATATCCAGAAGGCTTATTCCTATTTTCCCGGTTGTGATTGGTGCGGCGATAACCCCGGAGCAGAGAGGTTCTCCATGTACCGTATCCATCTCACCAGTTTCAAAAGCGTCGAGATGTAGAATACGGCTCATCTGGAATGGCGTCCCCACGAATATAACGACCTGCGGTCTGAAGTTAGCCCGCTCCAGAGGAGCAAAGGCAATATACCCGCCCTGATCGGGAGTCACCCGCTTGACCTGGGCAATTCTTCTAAGGGCAGCATCCTGCGAGGCAACCAGCTTTTCAGCATCAACCAGAGAGCCTTCGATATCCTGACCGTGGGACCTGCCTATACCCAGATGTTCCCCACCCCCACAGATAACATCGGCCCCCGAGCAACAGAAAGCAGCACCCATTCGGGCACTTTGAATCATAATACATAGTGTTGCTTTGCGCCGCCACTTCTTGAGGTCCCGGGGCGGTTCCGGCATAATCGCCGCTGCAACCGGGCTCCCGTCAAGCTCCAGAACCTCTTTCAAACTGGCGGAACAGAACGCCTTCCCCTGCTGTTCATCCACCTGTTCAGGCATAGCATACCCTATGAATTAGCGGAACTCGCTCCTGTTTTGCCATTCCAGCCCGGGCAGATAAACAACCACATGCCGCACGACTTACATCGGCAGCAGGCCAGCTCCGAATACTGATCCAGTTAAAAAATTGAGGAGAGCCGGTCAACCAACTCTCCTCAAAAACCAGTTGAGACTAAGCTTTACCAATACGGAAGACCTTGGTTCCACATGCCGGGCACACACCCTGAGTAGCAGGGCGGCCGTTCTTCATTGTAATAGCCCTTGCGCCTTTGATATCAACCTTCTTCCTGCACTTAACACAATACGCCTGCATTTTGGACCTCCTTAATTAATAAGAGCTAGGGAAGAGATTACCACATAGTCAGTCATTAGTCAATAGTCTATTTTACAATTACCGGTTAAGTTCTTAAAAATTCTTCCTCCCGACTTATCCGACCCCTAACCTTTTGTCAGTCAAACCGTGCTTGGCAATCCTCTGCCATAATTCCCCTACCTTTGTCTTTAGCTCTGTCAGGCTGCAATCAGTATCTATGGTAACATCGGCACACCTTATCCGCTCCCGCGCCGGTACCTGGGAGTGGATTCTAGCCAGGGACTCCGCCCTGGATAGCCCGCTCCTTTCCTGCAGGCGTCTTAACACAGCGGCTTCGGAAGCAGTAGTAACCCATATCTCATCTATCAACGAGGACCAACCCGCCTTCGGTAAAAGAGGGGCTTCCAGTATGACCACATTGACTCCCCTCTTCCGGCATTCCTCGAGTCGTACCTTTGTCATTTGATAAATACGGGGATGCGTTATCTGATTAAGCTTTAGCAGTAACTCGGGGTTACCGAATACCAGCTCCCCCAATCTCCTGCGGTCGATGCTGCCATCGGGGGTGAGCACCTGCCTGCCAAAGGTATCGACCACTTTGTGCCATACTCCGGTATCAGATTCAAGAAGTTCATGTCCTATCTTATCGGCATCTATGACAACCGCACCCAGTTCCTCCAGAAACCGGGCCACAGTGCTCTTGCCGCTGCAGATACCGCCGGTAAGCCCAATAGTCTTCATCATGAACCAACTCTAGTCAGTCTACCTGTCAAGTACCAGGATAGTCAAGGGACTCTCTTGCCACCCTTTCCGGAACCGCCAATTTCTTAACGGAAAATTAATATTCAACTGCTAGAATGATGTTGATATCAGCAGAAAGGGGGTGAATGAAATGCAACCGACGCAAATAATAGGAAAAGGAGGCAAAAAAGAAATCTGGAGGAAAAAGAAATTTGTTATCCCGTTAGTAACTGCCGTGGCGCTGACCGGTATTCTGGCCGGGTCGGTCTTTGCTCAAGAGGAGGAGGAGGTCAATCCCCAGCCGGGAGGAACACTAATTGAGCGACTCGCGGAGAAGCTGGGCATCGAACAGTCGGAGCTTGAGGCGGCCTTTGCCGAGGTCCGAAGCGAGATGATGGATGACGCACTGAATAACCGCCTGGAGAAACTGATAGAGCAGGGTAGGCTGACCCAGCAAGAAGCCGACCAGTTCAAGGAGTGGTGGCAGGCTAGACCGGAGATGGATCTGGGTGGCTTTGGCATTCACCTCGGTGACTCGGGTGGCGGTCAACCTGGAGCTGCCTTCGGCCCCCATTGCCCCGGTGATCGGAGTAACCCTTGGGAAGCTAACCCCACATCATAGCCCCAAAGCTTTCGCGGAAGAAGCTTCGCCGGGGTTGGGCTATGTGAGCGGGAGAGGGGAGTATTCTCCTCTCCCCGTTTAATTTATTTGATAATAAAGAGTACCCGCCATCAAAATTAACAATTTCTTAACATTTGTGTTATAAGGTAAGATAGAAAGATTATATAAACATAATTGAATTACTAATAGAGTTCAGAGATGGCAGGAAAAAGGGTTCTGGTCGTTGACGATGATGCCAAAACGGTGGAGCTGGTCGGGCTTTATCTTAAGCGGGACGGTTATCGGGTCTTTACCGCTTATGATGGCGTAGAGGCCCTGCGTCTGGCCCGGGAGAGCTGCCCGGACCTGATCGTCCTGGACCTGATGCTGCCCGGTATTGACGGCCTCCAGATCTGCCGTACCCTGAGGGCTGAATCAGATGTACCGATTATAATGCTTACTGCCCGGACTACCGACCGGGACAAGCTAACCGGCTTGAACCTGGGTGCAGACGATTATGTGACCAAGCCTTTCAGTCCCAGAGAGTTGTCCGCCAGGGTACGGGCAGTGCTCAGGCGCCTCCCGGGAGAGCGCGGCCCCAACGAGATTAAGCAGGGCGAGCTTATCCTTGACTTCAATAGACACGAGGCATTCCTGTCAAGCAAGGCACTCAGCCTTACCCCGGTCGAATTCAAGCTCCTCAGCGTTCTCGCCAAGGAGCCGGACAGGGTTTTCAGCCGGGGACAGCTTATCGAGAAGGCCATGGGCTACGATTTTGATGGCTTCGACCGCACCGTTGACGTTCATATCCTCAATCTGCGCCGCAAGCTTAAAATAAAGGACAATCAATCCGTACGGATAAAGACAGTGTACGGGGCTGGCTACAAGCTTTCTATAGGAGAGAAGTGATACACAGTCTGAGATTCCGTCTCATAATTGCCTTCATCTCGGTAATACTGGTAACTATTGGCTCAACATCCATCTTCATCTACCAGAGAACTCTGATGGAAATTGGTCGCCTTGAGGAGCATACGAATCAGGTTCTTGCCGGTAGGATGGTATTTGAGCTGTCCCGTTATTACTATCAGTGGGGAGGATGGGAAGGTATTCAGCCCTTTGTGGAACAGGGGAGTAACCTCTACGGCCGGCGGATTATACTGACCGACACTGGCGGAACAGTGGTCGCCGATTCGGAAGGGAAACTTCTGGGAGAGCAGTACCATCCCGACTTCCCGGGTAGAGTGATATCTGAACCATGGGCAGAAGACACCTTGGGTGTGTTATACATCAGTCCCGGTTCGGCGGCGGATCCTATCTCTCTGATGCGGCTCTCGGCGCCGATAATTCAATATACCATCTGGGGGGGCTTAATCGCCGCTGGCATTGCCCTGGCGATTACCTTTTTCCTATCGCGACGAATTTCAGAACCGGTTAAGATACTCACCCTAGCCGCCCGGCAGCTGGGCGAGGGTAACCTTTCTCAACGGGTAAGCGTTAAAGACAGAGGTGAGATTGGCGAACTGGCCCGGGCTTTCAATTCCATGGCCGGTGACCTGGAACGTGACATACAACTGCGACAGAATATCGTGGCCGACGTTGCCCACGAACTGAGGACTCCTCTTTCCAATCTAAGGGGTTACCTGGAAGCAGTTCGTGACGGGGTGATAGAGCCGGATTCGGACACAATTCGTTCCCTCAATGAAGAGGCCGCCCTGTTGTCACGACTGGTCGATGACCTTCAAGAGCTAAGCCTTGCTGAAGCGGGCGAGCTGAAGCTGACACGCCAGGCCGAAAATGTGGCGGAATTAATTAAAAAGACGGCGGCCGGGATCCGGGCCAAGGCAGCAGAAAAGGGGATATCACTATCCACCAGCCTGCCTGATGAACTGCCGCAGGTCGATATCGACTCGCACCGGATCAGCCAGGTCTTGTCCAACCTGCTGGAGAACGCAGTAGCCCACACTAATAAAGGGGGCAGTATCACGATTAGTGCCAGCCAGTATAATGACCGGGTAGAGGTTGCCGTAGCTGATACCGGCGAAGGCATCCCGGCCAGCGACCTGCCCAATATCTTTGAGCGTTTCTACCGGGTGGACAAGTCCCGCACCAGGGCTACCGGCGGCAGCGGCCTGGGGCTTACCATCGCCAAACGACTGGTTGAAGCCCACGGCGGTAAGATTGAGGTCCGGAGCGAACCGGGCCGGGGCAGCCGCTTTGCCTTTACCCTGCCCGTCGCCGGGTAGTCTGTTTTCTTTAGTTCCCTATCTTTTCTTGTTATGTATTTCTCGAGTGCTCCCGAAGTTAATAATTTCTTAATAATCACCTGCTATCCTGATTCAGGTAGAAACGGTAAGGAGTTAACACCGATATGAAGCCATCACGCCGGTACAAGCTGTACATCTTACTGGGAATAGCAATCGCAGCGCTTTCTGTCGGCATAGCCTTACTACTCGGACACTACGGTTAGAACCGGATGAGAGATAGCCCGATGCATAGGATCGATGAAGTTCCTGGCATTGAACGACAGGAACTTGAGGATTTTTATTCGGCCCTGAATCAATAGTTGTCAAGAACCATCAGTTTTGAGGAGGCAAAGGTTATATAGACATGGCAAGCACTGACATATTTACGATCAGGGAAGAGTCAACTGTTTCAGGAAGGTGGTACAGATGAGGAAGAAGTGGAACAAGTATAAGACGCGCTGGATAATATTGATTGCAGCGGTCTCCTGCGCTGTTGCCATTCCCCTCGCGGTAAACAATTCCGGCTCCGAAGCGGAATCGATAGTGGAGGAGCAGGTATTCAGCGTACAGCGCGGGGATATTACCAACGATATCTCCAGTGCGGGCAACTTATCATTCTTAATCGAGGAAGACCTTGCCTTCGATATAGCCGGTACGGTGGAAGAGGTCCTGGTGGAAGTGGGTGATTCCGTGGCAGAGGGACAGGTGCTGGCAAGACTGGACAGCTCGGAATGGGAAGAAGAACTAAGGGAAAAGGAGAATAACCTGCTTCAGGCGGAGATAAACTATAAGAATGCCGAGATAGCATTGGATGAGGCCATCAACCCGTACACCGAGGAAGAGATAGAGGAAGCCGAGGATGAATTGGAGCAAGCCGAATCACAGCTAAGGTATGACCTGAAGCACGGTTCCGAAAACGAGATTCTGCAGTCTCAGGAGAAGGTATACCAGGCGCAGAAGACACTGGATGAGATGGAAGAGGGAGGCGATGAGGACGATATCGAAATAAAGGAAATGCAGATGAGACTGGCCGAAGCCCAGCTGGAAAATGCGCTGGATGAGGTGGAAGACGCTCTCAATGCCAGCCTGGAAGTTATCGCTCCCTTCGGTGGATTCATCACCCAGGTTAATGTCTCCGGCGGTGATGAGATACTGAAGGGTACCGTGGCGGTAGAGATTGCCGACCCGACCAGATTCGAAGCCGAGCTTCTGGTCAGTGAGACTGACATATATGATATTAAACTGGGGGGAGAGGCTTCGGTACAGGTCGATGCTATGACGTTACCGGACCTGCCGGCCGAGGTAACCTATATCTCACCGACGGCCACCATTTCATCGGGGGTAGTCAACTACGAAGTAACGGTTGAAGTAGAGGCGCTGGAGACCATCCGCCAGCAGCAACAGGAGTCAATGCAGTCACGCCAGGAAGAAATGCAACAGGCGCTTTCTTCCGGTGAACTTCCCGAGCAGCTTCAAGAGGCTGTAGAACAGGGGCAGATGACCCGGGAGCAGGCCGAAGAAATAGTAAAGCAAATGCAGCAGATGGAGGAGGCAGGGTTGGAGCAAATGCCGACGCTGATACCGGAAGGCCTTGAGCTCAAGGAGGGTCTCAACGTCACCGTCAGTATCCTGATTGAAGGGGCAAGCGATGTGCTGCTGGTACCCAACGGAGCGATTACCTATAACCGTGGAGAAGCCTACGTTCAGGTAGTATCGTCAGAGGGTATTACTGAAGAGCGCTCAATACAGACCGGCATCAGCGACTGGCAGTATACCGAGGTAACCGATGGCTTGAGTGAGGGCGAGCAGGTGGTCGTACTCCAGACGGCGGGGGAGAATACCTCGACAACCTCACAACAAGGGTTCCAAGGCGGGATGATGATGATGGGAGATGGAGGACCGCCAAGATGATTCAGCTACGGGATATCGCCAAGGTATATCCGATGGGAAACAGGGAGTTGGAGGTGCTTCGAGGGGTGAATCTGCACATCAAGCAGGGCGAGATGGTGGCGATTATGGGCCCCTCCGGCTCAGGCAAGACCACCATGCTCAACCTGATCGGCTGCCTGGATGTGCCGACCCGCGGTAGTTATTACCTGGAGAACAGAGAGGTCAGCTGCCTCAGCAGAGGGGAACTGGCGCAGGTCAGAGCCAACAAGATTGGCTTTATCTTCCAGTCCTATAACCTGCTGCCGCAACTTTCGGCGCTGGCCAACGTGGAACTGGGTATGAAGTATGCCGGCGGCATTGATTCCGAAAAGGCCATGGCGGCACTGGCCAGGGTGGGGCTTTCCGACCGTGCTAACCACAAACCCAGCGAGCTCTCCGGCGGCGAGCAGCAGAGGGTTTCCATTGCCCGTGCTCTGGTGAAAAACCCCCCTCTCATTCTCGCCGATGAGCCCACCGGCAATCTGGACAGCCACACCAGCGAAGAAATAATGGCCATCCTGACTGCACTGCACAATGAGCAGAACAACACCCTGGTTATGATTACCCATGAAGCTGACATCGCACATTACTGCCAGCATATCATTCATTTTAAAGACGGCCGGATAGAGTGGGAGGAGGCGGTATGAAAAAATGGCTCGAGCCTCTGGCTAATGCCTGGGAAGGAGCCAGGACGCATAAGCTCCGCAGTTCTCTCACTATCCTGGGCATCGTTATCGGTGTGGCTGCCGTAATTGCCCTGATGTCTATCGGCAGAGGAGTGCAGGCAGGGATCCTATCCAATATCGAATCTCTGGGTTCAAATCTGATTACCGTTTCACCCGCGATGAGCTACGAACGGGGAGGGGTCATGGGTGCCAGTAGCGTGGCTACCCTTACCTTGGAAGATGCGGCGGCCATATCGGAGCAAGTTTCCCGTGTTAGCGCTGTGGCACCCTATTCTTCATCGAACCAGCAGCTTGTCTACGGGAGTGAGAACGTGAATACCCAGGTCATCGGAGTAACCCCCGAATACCAGGCAGCATATAATCTGGAGACGGCAGAAGGGGCTTTCATCTCCGAGTACAATTACGAGAGCGGGGCTAAAGTAGCTGTTATCGGGGCCAGTGTAGCCGAGGAACTGTTCAGCGGGGTTGATCCCGTAGGGCAGAAGGTGAGGATGGGAACCAGTATCATCACCGTCATGGGTGTCCTGGAAAGCCAGGGCAGCTCGATGATGGGCTCAACCGATGATGCTGTCTTAATTCCGCTGAGTACTCTACAGCAGACCTTCAGCCAGCAGCGTACCAGCACCGGAGAGCATATCGTCGGTACCATAGCGATAACGGTCAGCGAGCAGGGGCAGGCGGACTATGTAGTTGGCGAAGTAACCGATTTACTTCGTTCCCGGCACCGGCTGGCTTCCGGAGAGGACGATGATTTCAGTATACGCTCGATGGAGGAACTGGTCAGTACCGTCACAGAGATATCCGGGACGCTGACCCTTTTTCTAGGTGCTATCGCCGCCATCTCACTGCTGGTAGGGGGTATCGGCGTGATGAACATCATGCTGGTCTCCGTAGTCGAGAGGACCCGGGAGATAGGTATCCGCAAAGCGCTGGGAGCCAGAGAGCGTGATATCTGGAGTCAATTCCTTACCGAGTCCGCATTCCTATCTTTTACCGGCGGTCTTATCGGGGTTGCTGTGGGGTGGGGGGCCTCAAAGCTTATCTCCAGTGTGGGAATAATGGGGGAGATGACAACGGTGGTATCTGCCGATATAGTTATCCTGGCCCTTGCCGTATCAGTCGGCATCGGTCTACTCTTCGGATTCTTACCGGCACGGCGTGCCGCTCAGCTTAATCCGATAGAGGCACTGAGATACGAATAGCAGCCAGGACTACGGCACTACCACAATCGGTATGCCTGACCCTCATTGGTTTTTAAGATGATGGCCATCCTGTCATTTCTTCGGCTCGACCAGTTCGATTAGTACCCCGGCCGCTTTAGGATGCAGGAAGGCTATCCTGGTCTCCTCGACACCGTTTCTGGGTTTCTCATCGATGAGCGGGACCTGCTTACCCCGGAGGTTACTCAACGCCTGCTCGATATCACTAACTGCAAGCGCCAGGTGGTGCAAACCCTCACCCCTTTTTTCAATGTACCTGGC contains:
- the coaE gene encoding dephospho-CoA kinase (Dephospho-CoA kinase (CoaE) performs the final step in coenzyme A biosynthesis.): MMKTIGLTGGICSGKSTVARFLEELGAVVIDADKIGHELLESDTGVWHKVVDTFGRQVLTPDGSIDRRRLGELVFGNPELLLKLNQITHPRIYQMTKVRLEECRKRGVNVVILEAPLLPKAGWSSLIDEIWVTTASEAAVLRRLQERSGLSRAESLARIHSQVPARERIRCADVTIDTDCSLTELKTKVGELWQRIAKHGLTDKRLGVG
- a CDS encoding response regulator transcription factor, translated to MAGKRVLVVDDDAKTVELVGLYLKRDGYRVFTAYDGVEALRLARESCPDLIVLDLMLPGIDGLQICRTLRAESDVPIIMLTARTTDRDKLTGLNLGADDYVTKPFSPRELSARVRAVLRRLPGERGPNEIKQGELILDFNRHEAFLSSKALSLTPVEFKLLSVLAKEPDRVFSRGQLIEKAMGYDFDGFDRTVDVHILNLRRKLKIKDNQSVRIKTVYGAGYKLSIGEK
- a CDS encoding ATP-binding protein, translated to MIHSLRFRLIIAFISVILVTIGSTSIFIYQRTLMEIGRLEEHTNQVLAGRMVFELSRYYYQWGGWEGIQPFVEQGSNLYGRRIILTDTGGTVVADSEGKLLGEQYHPDFPGRVISEPWAEDTLGVLYISPGSAADPISLMRLSAPIIQYTIWGGLIAAGIALAITFFLSRRISEPVKILTLAARQLGEGNLSQRVSVKDRGEIGELARAFNSMAGDLERDIQLRQNIVADVAHELRTPLSNLRGYLEAVRDGVIEPDSDTIRSLNEEAALLSRLVDDLQELSLAEAGELKLTRQAENVAELIKKTAAGIRAKAAEKGISLSTSLPDELPQVDIDSHRISQVLSNLLENAVAHTNKGGSITISASQYNDRVEVAVADTGEGIPASDLPNIFERFYRVDKSRTRATGGSGLGLTIAKRLVEAHGGKIEVRSEPGRGSRFAFTLPVAG
- a CDS encoding HlyD family efflux transporter periplasmic adaptor subunit; protein product: MRKKWNKYKTRWIILIAAVSCAVAIPLAVNNSGSEAESIVEEQVFSVQRGDITNDISSAGNLSFLIEEDLAFDIAGTVEEVLVEVGDSVAEGQVLARLDSSEWEEELREKENNLLQAEINYKNAEIALDEAINPYTEEEIEEAEDELEQAESQLRYDLKHGSENEILQSQEKVYQAQKTLDEMEEGGDEDDIEIKEMQMRLAEAQLENALDEVEDALNASLEVIAPFGGFITQVNVSGGDEILKGTVAVEIADPTRFEAELLVSETDIYDIKLGGEASVQVDAMTLPDLPAEVTYISPTATISSGVVNYEVTVEVEALETIRQQQQESMQSRQEEMQQALSSGELPEQLQEAVEQGQMTREQAEEIVKQMQQMEEAGLEQMPTLIPEGLELKEGLNVTVSILIEGASDVLLVPNGAITYNRGEAYVQVVSSEGITEERSIQTGISDWQYTEVTDGLSEGEQVVVLQTAGENTSTTSQQGFQGGMMMMGDGGPPR
- a CDS encoding ABC transporter ATP-binding protein, translated to MIQLRDIAKVYPMGNRELEVLRGVNLHIKQGEMVAIMGPSGSGKTTMLNLIGCLDVPTRGSYYLENREVSCLSRGELAQVRANKIGFIFQSYNLLPQLSALANVELGMKYAGGIDSEKAMAALARVGLSDRANHKPSELSGGEQQRVSIARALVKNPPLILADEPTGNLDSHTSEEIMAILTALHNEQNNTLVMITHEADIAHYCQHIIHFKDGRIEWEEAV
- a CDS encoding ABC transporter permease is translated as MKKWLEPLANAWEGARTHKLRSSLTILGIVIGVAAVIALMSIGRGVQAGILSNIESLGSNLITVSPAMSYERGGVMGASSVATLTLEDAAAISEQVSRVSAVAPYSSSNQQLVYGSENVNTQVIGVTPEYQAAYNLETAEGAFISEYNYESGAKVAVIGASVAEELFSGVDPVGQKVRMGTSIITVMGVLESQGSSMMGSTDDAVLIPLSTLQQTFSQQRTSTGEHIVGTIAITVSEQGQADYVVGEVTDLLRSRHRLASGEDDDFSIRSMEELVSTVTEISGTLTLFLGAIAAISLLVGGIGVMNIMLVSVVERTREIGIRKALGARERDIWSQFLTESAFLSFTGGLIGVAVGWGASKLISSVGIMGEMTTVVSADIVILALAVSVGIGLLFGFLPARRAAQLNPIEALRYE
- the mce gene encoding methylmalonyl-CoA epimerase — encoded protein: MITRIDHIGIAVKSIDDALKLYAGALGLEVKDIEVVESQKVRTAIIPVGESKIELLESTDPEGVIARYIEKRGEGLHHLALAVSDIEQALSNLRGKQVPLIDEKPRNGVEETRIAFLHPKAAGVLIELVEPKK